A region from the Candidatus Eremiobacterota bacterium genome encodes:
- a CDS encoding YkgJ family cysteine cluster protein — translation MQETIDLIAHRELRNLQRFSRETGQPTKLASLDVDPMTNVQSIEIDEEHITVEYNTKTTKYYNASEITKKEWVYKYNDDAEFVAAIRAVIELARKHQYDLPENVTCPPGCAECCSGYEPFVNKADVQRIADHLGMTYADVMNEYVVPRESADGYTVGWLRKVDEKGEFSEDAVHKCVFLMGNRSGRHYCGIYEARPHDCGAFTPVGCEDVDWSLPRHGQYKVGKPFEPKRKRALNSNARSNGARNGRTTK, via the coding sequence ATGCAAGAAACGATCGATCTCATCGCGCACCGCGAGCTGCGCAACCTCCAACGCTTCTCGCGCGAGACCGGTCAGCCGACGAAGCTCGCCAGCCTCGACGTCGACCCGATGACGAACGTGCAGTCGATCGAGATCGACGAAGAGCACATCACCGTCGAGTACAACACCAAGACGACGAAGTACTACAACGCGAGCGAGATCACCAAGAAGGAGTGGGTCTACAAGTACAACGACGACGCCGAGTTCGTCGCCGCGATCCGCGCCGTGATCGAGCTCGCGCGCAAGCACCAGTACGACTTGCCGGAGAACGTGACGTGCCCGCCGGGCTGCGCCGAGTGCTGCAGCGGCTACGAGCCGTTCGTCAACAAGGCCGACGTGCAGCGCATCGCCGATCACCTCGGAATGACGTACGCCGACGTGATGAACGAGTACGTGGTGCCGCGCGAGTCGGCCGACGGCTACACCGTCGGCTGGCTGCGCAAGGTCGACGAGAAAGGCGAGTTCAGCGAAGACGCCGTGCACAAGTGCGTGTTCCTGATGGGGAACCGCTCGGGCCGCCACTACTGCGGGATTTACGAGGCGCGGCCGCACGACTGCGGCGCGTTCACGCCGGTCGGCTGCGAGGACGTCGACTGGTCGCTCCCGCGCCACGGCCAGTACAAGGTCGGCAAACCGTTCGAGCCCAAGCGCAAGCGTGCGCTGAACTCGAACGCGCGCAGCAACGGCGCGCGGAACGGTCGCACCACGAAGTGA
- a CDS encoding NAD(P)/FAD-dependent oxidoreductase has product MSWDAIVVGGGHNGLVTACYLARAKWKVLVLERRYVVGGACVTEETFPGFKVSTAAYVNSLFRPEIIRDLKLREYGFELLERDPSSFSPFPDGRYLMLGADPTFNAREIAKFSARDAESYPRYVAMLERVAAVIEPTLIQTPPNPVKPGIGDLLSLGRLGLSVKSLDGSLGEAVEILTGAARPILDRWFESEELKATLATDAIIGAFAAPSMPGTAYVLFHHVMGETNGARGVWSYVKGGMGGLTQALAKAATDLGVEIRTEAEVSRIVVENGSAVGVVLANGDELRARRIASNVDCRLTFERFIDPQQLPSEFVAELERIDYGSASAKINVALDALPNFTACPGGEPGPQHRGTVHLCPDQDYIERSYDEAKYGRASSEPVVECTIPSAVDPTVAPPGKHLMSMFCQYAPYDVAGGWTEAAKNAFADRCFAVVERYAPGFTASVIDRQVLSPVDIEATFNLTGGNIFQGAMSLNKLFMFRPAPGYADYRTPIKHLFLCGSAAHPGGGVMGTPGWNAAREMLRAR; this is encoded by the coding sequence GTGAGCTGGGACGCGATCGTCGTCGGCGGCGGGCACAACGGGCTCGTGACCGCCTGCTACCTCGCGCGCGCGAAGTGGAAGGTGCTCGTCCTGGAACGGCGCTACGTCGTCGGCGGCGCGTGCGTGACCGAAGAGACGTTCCCGGGCTTCAAGGTGTCGACGGCGGCGTACGTCAACAGCCTGTTCCGGCCCGAGATCATACGCGACTTGAAGCTGCGCGAGTACGGGTTCGAGCTGCTCGAGCGCGACCCGTCCTCGTTCTCGCCGTTCCCCGACGGCCGCTACCTGATGCTCGGCGCCGATCCGACGTTCAACGCGCGCGAGATCGCGAAGTTCAGCGCGCGCGACGCGGAGAGCTATCCGCGGTACGTCGCGATGCTGGAGCGGGTCGCGGCGGTGATCGAGCCGACGCTCATTCAAACGCCGCCCAACCCGGTGAAGCCGGGGATCGGCGATCTGCTCTCGCTGGGGCGGCTCGGTCTGAGCGTCAAATCGCTCGACGGTTCGCTGGGCGAAGCGGTCGAGATTCTCACCGGCGCGGCGCGGCCGATCCTCGACCGCTGGTTCGAGTCCGAGGAGCTGAAAGCGACGCTCGCGACCGACGCGATCATCGGCGCGTTCGCCGCGCCCTCGATGCCGGGGACGGCGTACGTGCTGTTCCACCACGTCATGGGCGAGACGAACGGCGCGCGCGGCGTGTGGAGCTACGTCAAAGGCGGGATGGGCGGGCTCACCCAAGCGCTCGCGAAGGCGGCTACGGATCTCGGCGTCGAGATCCGCACCGAAGCCGAAGTCAGCCGCATCGTGGTCGAGAACGGCAGCGCGGTCGGGGTCGTGCTCGCGAACGGCGACGAGCTGCGCGCGCGCCGCATCGCGAGCAACGTCGACTGCCGGCTGACGTTCGAGCGGTTCATCGACCCGCAGCAGCTGCCGTCGGAGTTCGTCGCCGAACTGGAGCGGATCGACTACGGCAGCGCGTCGGCGAAGATCAACGTCGCGCTCGACGCGCTGCCGAACTTCACCGCGTGCCCGGGAGGCGAGCCGGGCCCGCAGCACCGCGGCACGGTGCACCTCTGCCCCGATCAGGACTACATCGAGCGCAGCTACGACGAGGCGAAGTACGGGCGTGCCTCGAGCGAGCCGGTCGTCGAGTGCACGATTCCGTCGGCGGTCGATCCGACGGTCGCGCCGCCCGGCAAGCACTTGATGTCGATGTTCTGCCAGTACGCGCCGTACGACGTCGCCGGCGGCTGGACCGAGGCGGCGAAGAACGCGTTCGCCGACCGCTGCTTCGCGGTGGTCGAGCGCTACGCGCCGGGCTTCACGGCCTCCGTGATCGACCGGCAGGTGCTCAGCCCGGTCGACATCGAGGCGACGTTCAATCTGACCGGGGGCAACATCTTCCAGGGCGCGATGAGCTTGAACAAGCTGTTCATGTTCCGTCCCGCGCCCGGCTATGCCGACTACCGCACGCCGATCAAGCACCTCTTCCTGTGCGGGTCGGCGGCGCATCCCGGTGGCGGCGTCATGGGCACGCCGGGCTGGAACGCGGCGCGCGAGATGCTGCGCGCGCGCTGA
- a CDS encoding peroxidase-related enzyme (This protein belongs to a clade of uncharacterized proteins related to peroxidases such as the alkylhydroperoxidase AhpD.), which produces MSPAGTSPKSSHPPFNEGAAHNAAPSRFGAPSLDEMPDDIRAICEETRAKIGFIPNVFLAYAKRPEHFRAFMHYHDLLMKGPSGLSRAERESVVVAVSAENDCLYCVVAHGAALRILGKDPIVADQIATNWRTADLSPRLRAILTFASRVNERGFAASDKELAELKAVGLSDDDAWDITSVAAFFGFSNRMAGFMDMRPNPQFYEMGRAGHTR; this is translated from the coding sequence ATGTCGCCTGCGGGAACATCCCCAAAAAGTAGTCACCCTCCGTTCAACGAGGGCGCCGCGCACAACGCGGCGCCCTCGCGTTTCGGGGCGCCCTCGCTCGACGAGATGCCCGACGACATTCGCGCGATCTGCGAGGAGACGCGCGCGAAGATCGGCTTCATCCCGAACGTGTTCCTGGCGTACGCGAAGCGCCCCGAGCACTTCCGCGCCTTCATGCACTACCACGACCTGCTGATGAAAGGCCCGAGCGGGCTCTCGCGCGCCGAGCGCGAGTCGGTGGTCGTCGCGGTCTCGGCCGAGAACGACTGTCTGTACTGCGTCGTCGCGCACGGCGCGGCGCTGCGCATCCTCGGCAAGGACCCGATCGTCGCCGACCAGATCGCGACGAACTGGCGCACCGCCGACCTCTCGCCGCGGCTGCGCGCGATCCTCACGTTTGCGTCGCGGGTGAACGAGCGCGGCTTCGCCGCGAGCGACAAAGAACTGGCGGAGCTCAAGGCGGTCGGGCTGAGCGACGACGACGCCTGGGACATCACCTCGGTCGCAGCGTTCTTCGGCTTCTCCAATCGCATGGCCGGCTTCATGGACATGCGTCCGAACCCGCAGTTCTACGAGATGGGCCGCGCCGGGCACACCCGCTAG
- a CDS encoding TonB-dependent receptor, which translates to MILAAFSPVAVTAGTTGTIVGRIIDQNSGAAVAGANVSVASPSQSESSTTDANGSFRFLSLAPDTYAVTVERTGYETLSLGGVTVQADQTQTLNRALVPRLQRIGGTTARRATDLVKPGTTSDVYSVNGALQDATQALGGPGGLSNAYSAIQAIPGASVQQGQQGWYQQLSIRGGDIDQVGYELDGIPVNRVYDNAPQTMLSTLGQQELQVYTGGTPSTSDGQGLSGYVNQVIKTGTFPGFSTLGAGLGTPAFFHRLSFETGGATKNRNFSYYVGVAGANQDYRYSDANNGASDPQLFYPIAFPFGDSFNRFNIWDGSPIPGTTTPATVGNGLYFAGPNTYAIATTAQRDNVVNLHWGLPHGKDGLKDDVQALYLTSELFTNYYSSVNDQGGPVWVGAALDVGNNGVAPGTSGPYQAFWHDGFVYNGALFAPPNAALVTPYFFMSSPSGRAFGANAPNSLRDSNDNGVSVLKLQYQRNINPRSFLRLFGYSVYSRWFITGDANQNFTCCFGAELNDYEIPSHTYGASLNYSNQITDKHLLTFGATESQTKLQRRYFYQFPGNQGMGTAFTNLIDPANAAQTGHCYDPGTGAYTSCFNGPRGTFGAPTMPITAAAFAGGANPQWLVTENGPLGRVNNVSPVFSAVALNDTWTPTDKLTLTLGLRVENYTNRLDGTTASPTGRSAANRAFWVKAYDNEFCYKPGVFGAVNVGGATPDANGVFATPANCAAIGPGYLPANFVNVSGGTLSNTTWQPRVAFTYAVNPDTVLRGSYGVYSRPVNTSWLQYNNLNDRDYLRYAASNFLGYGFNTPVHGLRPDTSYNYDLSLEQHLRGTDVSYKLTPFYRSTRDQLQAFPIGVGGIVSGFNVGHQTSYGVELALRKGDFSRDGFAGQLAYTYTHSRIKYTKFPSGTNVIDSINLYVKEYNAYTSFCASNPGDARCGTTTSGVVAAPCYNAAGAPVACGTAGAVVNPYFNQPVQPLFPVDAEYTTYDQIPQPFVGSNGYETPHVLALVLQWKHQKLAITPSLTYSSGASYGSPLSYPGYIPNGNCADPAHPYSCTGSGATNGFSNVSGLDFLFIPNAFTGRFDNLGAFKEPSRLTLNLQTSYDLSSRTRLTLTLTGLVDKCFQRGYAWDDPNICVYSELPSGGAGLGPSGNFVPIAQTPIQLRYPYGMFSDNLNTGFIGTKIPFQAALDLRIRI; encoded by the coding sequence GTGATACTGGCGGCCTTCTCGCCCGTCGCGGTGACGGCGGGGACGACCGGCACGATCGTCGGCCGCATCATCGACCAAAATTCCGGCGCCGCGGTCGCCGGCGCGAACGTGAGCGTCGCCTCGCCCTCGCAGAGCGAGAGCTCGACGACGGACGCGAACGGCAGCTTCCGTTTCCTCTCGCTTGCGCCGGACACGTACGCAGTGACGGTCGAGCGCACCGGCTACGAGACACTGAGCCTCGGCGGCGTGACGGTTCAGGCCGATCAGACGCAGACGCTGAACCGCGCGCTCGTTCCGCGCCTGCAGCGGATCGGCGGAACGACAGCGCGCCGGGCGACCGATTTGGTGAAGCCCGGCACGACCAGCGACGTCTACTCGGTGAACGGCGCGCTGCAGGACGCAACGCAGGCGCTCGGCGGACCGGGCGGCCTCAGCAACGCGTACAGCGCGATCCAGGCGATTCCCGGCGCGTCGGTGCAGCAAGGACAACAAGGCTGGTACCAACAGCTCTCGATCCGCGGCGGCGACATCGACCAAGTCGGCTACGAGCTCGACGGGATCCCGGTGAACCGCGTCTACGACAACGCGCCGCAGACGATGCTCTCGACGCTCGGCCAGCAAGAATTGCAAGTGTACACCGGCGGAACGCCGTCGACGTCGGACGGACAAGGTCTCTCGGGCTACGTCAACCAGGTCATCAAGACCGGAACGTTCCCCGGTTTCTCGACGCTCGGCGCGGGGCTCGGCACGCCGGCGTTCTTCCACCGGCTCTCGTTCGAGACCGGCGGCGCGACGAAGAACCGCAACTTCTCGTACTACGTCGGCGTCGCGGGCGCGAACCAAGACTACCGCTACTCCGATGCGAACAACGGCGCGAGCGATCCGCAGCTCTTCTACCCGATCGCGTTTCCGTTCGGCGACAGCTTCAACCGCTTCAACATCTGGGACGGCTCGCCGATCCCCGGCACGACGACGCCGGCGACGGTCGGCAACGGGCTGTACTTCGCCGGACCGAACACGTACGCGATCGCGACGACCGCGCAGCGCGACAACGTGGTGAACCTGCACTGGGGTCTGCCGCACGGCAAGGACGGGCTCAAGGACGACGTTCAGGCGCTGTACCTGACCAGCGAGCTGTTCACGAACTACTACAGCTCGGTGAACGACCAGGGCGGACCGGTTTGGGTCGGTGCTGCGCTCGACGTCGGCAACAACGGCGTCGCCCCCGGGACGAGCGGGCCGTACCAGGCGTTCTGGCACGACGGCTTCGTCTACAACGGCGCGCTGTTCGCGCCGCCGAACGCCGCGCTGGTGACGCCGTACTTCTTCATGAGCAGCCCGTCCGGCCGCGCCTTCGGCGCCAACGCGCCGAACAGCCTGCGCGACAGCAACGACAACGGCGTCTCGGTGCTCAAGCTGCAGTACCAGCGCAACATCAACCCACGCTCGTTCCTGCGGCTGTTCGGCTACTCGGTGTACTCGCGCTGGTTCATCACCGGCGATGCGAACCAGAACTTCACCTGCTGTTTCGGCGCCGAGCTGAACGACTACGAGATCCCCAGCCACACCTACGGCGCTTCGCTGAACTACTCGAACCAGATCACCGACAAGCACCTGCTCACGTTCGGCGCGACCGAGAGCCAGACGAAGCTCCAGCGCCGGTACTTCTACCAGTTCCCCGGCAACCAAGGGATGGGGACGGCGTTCACCAACTTGATCGACCCGGCGAACGCCGCGCAGACCGGCCACTGCTACGATCCGGGCACCGGCGCGTACACGAGCTGCTTCAACGGGCCGCGCGGCACGTTCGGCGCGCCGACGATGCCGATCACGGCGGCGGCGTTCGCCGGCGGCGCAAACCCGCAGTGGCTGGTGACCGAGAACGGCCCGCTCGGCCGCGTCAACAACGTCTCGCCGGTCTTCAGCGCGGTCGCGCTCAACGACACCTGGACGCCGACCGACAAACTGACCCTCACGCTCGGGCTGCGGGTCGAGAACTACACCAACCGGCTCGACGGCACGACGGCAAGCCCGACCGGACGGAGCGCGGCGAACCGCGCGTTCTGGGTGAAAGCGTACGACAACGAGTTCTGCTACAAGCCCGGCGTGTTCGGCGCCGTCAACGTCGGCGGCGCCACGCCGGACGCGAACGGCGTCTTCGCGACGCCGGCGAACTGCGCGGCGATCGGGCCCGGCTACCTCCCGGCGAACTTCGTGAACGTCAGCGGCGGCACGCTTTCGAACACGACCTGGCAGCCGCGCGTCGCGTTCACGTACGCGGTGAACCCGGACACGGTGCTGCGCGGCTCGTACGGCGTCTACTCGCGGCCGGTCAACACCTCGTGGCTGCAGTACAACAACCTGAACGACCGCGACTACCTGCGCTACGCGGCGTCAAACTTCTTGGGCTACGGCTTCAACACGCCGGTTCACGGCCTGCGGCCGGACACCTCGTACAACTACGATCTCTCGCTCGAGCAGCATCTGCGCGGCACCGACGTCTCGTACAAGCTGACGCCGTTCTATCGCAGTACGCGCGACCAGCTGCAGGCGTTCCCGATCGGCGTCGGCGGGATTGTCAGCGGCTTCAACGTCGGGCACCAGACTTCGTACGGCGTCGAGCTGGCGCTGCGCAAGGGCGACTTCAGCCGCGACGGCTTCGCCGGCCAGCTCGCCTACACGTACACCCACAGCCGGATCAAGTACACCAAGTTTCCGTCCGGCACGAACGTGATCGACAGCATCAACTTGTACGTGAAGGAGTATAACGCGTACACGTCGTTCTGCGCGAGCAACCCGGGCGACGCGCGCTGCGGGACGACGACGAGCGGCGTCGTCGCGGCGCCGTGCTACAACGCGGCCGGCGCGCCCGTCGCGTGCGGGACGGCTGGGGCCGTCGTCAACCCGTACTTCAACCAGCCGGTGCAGCCGCTGTTCCCGGTCGACGCAGAGTACACGACGTACGACCAGATTCCACAGCCGTTCGTCGGCTCGAACGGCTACGAGACGCCGCACGTGCTCGCGCTGGTGCTCCAGTGGAAGCACCAGAAACTCGCGATCACGCCCAGCCTCACGTACAGCTCCGGCGCGTCGTACGGCTCGCCGCTGAGCTATCCCGGCTACATCCCCAACGGGAACTGCGCCGACCCGGCACACCCGTACTCGTGCACGGGCTCGGGCGCAACGAACGGCTTCTCGAACGTCAGCGGGCTGGATTTCCTGTTCATCCCGAATGCGTTCACCGGCCGCTTCGACAATCTCGGCGCCTTCAAAGAGCCCTCACGCCTGACGCTCAACCTGCAGACGTCGTACGACCTCAGCTCGCGCACGCGTCTAACGCTCACGCTCACCGGTCTGGTCGACAAGTGCTTCCAGCGCGGCTACGCCTGGGACGACCCCAACATCTGCGTCTATTCGGAGCTCCCGTCCGGCGGCGCCGGCCTCGGGCCCTCCGGCAACTTCGTCCCGATCGCCCAAACCCCGATCCAGCTCCGCTACCCCTACGGCATGTTCAGCGACAACCTGAACACCGGCTTCATCGGCACGAAGATCCCGTTCCAAGCCGCACTGGATTTGCGCATTCGGATCTAG
- a CDS encoding DUF1905 domain-containing protein, translated as MVKTPSTIRFKATLYRPAETAKNGTWSFLTVPKGASAKLPTRSATSVEGTINGAPFQATLEPDGQGSHWLRVERKLREAAGADVGDIVTLEIAPAQNQLEPKVPADFRKALAAHPKALAAWSDITPTARRDWISWIVSGKRAETRGIRIEKACSMLSSGKRRVCCFDRSGKYSKGFSAPARAV; from the coding sequence ATGGTCAAGACTCCTTCGACGATCCGTTTCAAAGCGACCCTCTATCGGCCGGCCGAGACCGCGAAGAACGGCACTTGGAGCTTTCTTACCGTGCCGAAGGGTGCGAGCGCGAAGCTTCCTACGCGGAGCGCGACGTCGGTTGAAGGCACCATCAACGGCGCCCCCTTTCAAGCTACGCTGGAGCCGGACGGCCAAGGAAGCCACTGGCTCCGAGTGGAGCGGAAGCTGCGCGAAGCGGCGGGCGCGGACGTCGGTGACATCGTCACGCTGGAGATTGCGCCGGCACAGAACCAGCTCGAACCGAAGGTGCCGGCGGATTTCCGGAAGGCGCTCGCCGCGCACCCGAAGGCGCTGGCGGCGTGGTCGGACATCACGCCGACCGCGCGCCGAGACTGGATCAGCTGGATCGTATCTGGCAAGCGAGCGGAAACGCGCGGGATCCGCATCGAGAAGGCCTGCTCGATGCTCTCCTCGGGGAAGCGGCGCGTGTGCTGCTTCGACCGCTCCGGAAAATACAGTAAGGGCTTCAGCGCTCCCGCGCGAGCCGTTTGA
- a CDS encoding aspartyl protease family protein — MSRFSLALALLMFGTAVPASSQAAGPRAEFAAEHAAVGGAAWNSVGGILTSGTQVSGGAPASFRQVVDHRTGFSRETVDSGPLHDVSGFDGTTWDAHNGIVSQADLPGIVADGVTGAYMARDGWWNANDAATMTALPSQTLAGRSVDVISVVPRGGSPVDVWLDRSSHLIVRTVQHTDSGDVTSDYLDYRTTNGARVPYRITTVDPTQAHTDVTVASATLLRAVPKADLQRPATDPRGSFSGAPPAVVPFRLGSIDTGHVVVDATFGGKPATLIFDTGGANYLVPDAARRLGLVTGGGADISGVGNASQAVSFANVGAIDVGSSRLRDQTAIVAPLPYFVQHERAGVTADGLIGFETLSAFRTTFDYAARTLTLAPFDSPPPTGGTTVHFVSEGVHAYVPVTIDGATGLFGLDTGDSGALTVFRRFARAHGIFSGPGVPFVAAGGVGGTLGFSLYRGTSMTIGRTTLPAPVVTVTDAAAGAFASRSIDGNIGARILERFKVTFDFRARTVTFVPNDRVNEHFEANRTGMSLNQTDPNAFVVLSVAPNSPASDVGIRAGDRIVTVDGRSVAGEHLGGGDLTPIVKNRTADLPLVIRRGTSDINVVLKPRELV, encoded by the coding sequence ATGTCCCGATTTTCTCTTGCGCTCGCGCTTCTCATGTTCGGCACGGCAGTGCCGGCCTCTTCGCAAGCGGCCGGCCCGCGCGCGGAGTTCGCCGCGGAACACGCGGCCGTCGGCGGCGCCGCTTGGAACTCCGTGGGCGGAATTCTCACGAGCGGGACGCAGGTCAGCGGCGGCGCGCCCGCCTCGTTCCGCCAGGTGGTCGACCACCGCACCGGGTTCTCGCGCGAGACAGTCGACAGCGGTCCGCTCCACGACGTGAGCGGCTTCGACGGCACGACGTGGGATGCGCACAACGGCATCGTCTCGCAGGCCGATCTACCGGGCATCGTCGCGGACGGCGTAACGGGCGCGTACATGGCACGCGACGGCTGGTGGAACGCGAACGATGCTGCGACGATGACGGCGCTCCCGTCGCAAACACTCGCCGGGCGATCGGTCGACGTCATCAGCGTCGTCCCGCGCGGCGGCAGCCCGGTCGACGTTTGGCTCGACCGCAGCTCGCACCTCATCGTGCGCACGGTCCAGCACACCGACAGCGGCGACGTCACCAGCGACTACCTCGACTATCGCACGACGAACGGTGCTCGCGTTCCGTATCGCATCACGACCGTCGACCCGACGCAGGCGCACACCGACGTGACGGTCGCGTCCGCAACGCTGCTGCGCGCGGTCCCGAAGGCCGACCTGCAGCGCCCGGCGACCGATCCGCGCGGCTCCTTCAGCGGCGCGCCGCCGGCCGTCGTGCCGTTCCGCCTCGGATCGATCGACACCGGGCACGTCGTCGTCGACGCGACGTTCGGCGGCAAGCCGGCGACGCTGATCTTCGATACGGGCGGAGCGAACTATCTCGTGCCGGACGCCGCTCGCCGGCTGGGCCTGGTGACCGGCGGCGGTGCGGACATCAGCGGCGTCGGTAATGCGAGCCAGGCGGTGTCGTTCGCGAACGTCGGCGCGATCGACGTGGGCTCCTCGCGCTTGCGCGATCAGACGGCGATCGTCGCACCGTTACCGTACTTCGTGCAACACGAGCGCGCCGGCGTCACCGCCGACGGGCTGATCGGATTTGAGACGCTCTCCGCCTTTCGCACCACGTTCGACTATGCAGCGCGCACGCTCACGCTCGCGCCGTTCGACAGCCCGCCGCCGACGGGCGGTACGACGGTGCATTTCGTGAGCGAGGGGGTGCACGCGTACGTTCCGGTCACGATCGACGGCGCGACGGGACTCTTCGGGCTCGACACGGGCGACTCCGGAGCGCTCACGGTGTTTCGGCGCTTCGCCCGCGCGCACGGGATCTTTTCCGGCCCCGGCGTGCCGTTCGTCGCGGCCGGCGGCGTCGGCGGCACGCTCGGGTTTTCACTTTACCGCGGCACGTCGATGACGATCGGCCGGACGACGCTTCCGGCGCCGGTGGTCACGGTGACGGACGCCGCCGCCGGCGCGTTCGCATCGCGCTCGATCGACGGTAACATCGGCGCCCGCATCCTTGAGCGGTTCAAAGTAACGTTCGATTTCCGCGCCAGAACAGTCACGTTCGTCCCGAACGACCGCGTCAACGAGCACTTCGAAGCGAACCGAACCGGCATGTCGCTGAACCAAACCGACCCGAATGCGTTCGTCGTCCTCTCCGTCGCGCCGAACTCACCCGCGTCGGATGTCGGTATCCGCGCCGGGGACCGTATCGTCACGGTAGACGGCAGATCCGTGGCGGGCGAGCACCTCGGCGGCGGCGATCTCACTCCGATCGTCAAAAACCGAACCGCTGATTTGCCGTTGGTCATCCGCCGCGGCACCTCGGACATAAACGTCGTTCTAAAGCCGCGCGAGCTGGTGTAA
- a CDS encoding threo-3-hydroxy-L-aspartate ammonia-lyase, which yields MESPGFAATFADVQAAAERLRGVAHRTPVVTSSTLDARTGVRVFLKAENLQRIGAFKFRGAYNAIAQLDPEQKRRGVVAFSSGNHAQGVALAAKLLGVPATIVMPTDAPAAKAAATRGYGAEIVTYDRERMNRAEIAAKLAADTGATLIPPYDDANIIAGQGTAVMELIEDTGPLDVLLVPLGGGGLLAGSCLAATALSPGIRIYGVEPEAGDDWLRSWRENRIVSIPVPKTIADGQQTQAPGELTWPIVRALGAAVVTVTDDEIRAAMRFAFERLKLVIEPSGASALAALLHKRVNTAGMRTGIVLSGGNVDPATFAASLSNP from the coding sequence ATCGAGTCTCCCGGCTTCGCCGCGACGTTCGCCGACGTGCAGGCGGCGGCCGAGCGCCTCCGCGGCGTCGCGCACCGCACACCGGTCGTGACGTCCTCGACGCTCGACGCTCGCACCGGCGTGCGCGTCTTCCTGAAAGCAGAGAACCTGCAGCGCATCGGCGCCTTCAAGTTCCGCGGCGCCTACAACGCGATCGCGCAGCTCGACCCCGAGCAAAAGCGCCGCGGCGTGGTGGCATTCTCAAGCGGCAATCATGCCCAAGGCGTCGCCCTGGCGGCGAAGCTGCTCGGTGTCCCGGCGACGATCGTCATGCCCACCGACGCGCCCGCCGCCAAAGCCGCCGCGACGCGCGGCTACGGCGCGGAGATCGTCACCTACGACCGCGAGCGCATGAACCGCGCGGAGATCGCCGCAAAGCTCGCCGCCGATACCGGCGCAACCTTGATCCCCCCGTACGACGACGCGAACATCATCGCCGGCCAAGGCACCGCGGTGATGGAACTGATCGAAGACACCGGCCCTCTCGACGTCCTCCTGGTCCCCCTCGGCGGCGGCGGCCTCCTCGCCGGCAGCTGCCTCGCCGCAACGGCACTCTCCCCCGGCATCCGCATCTACGGCGTCGAACCCGAAGCCGGCGACGATTGGCTCCGCTCCTGGCGCGAAAACCGCATCGTGTCGATCCCAGTCCCAAAAACAATCGCCGACGGCCAGCAAACCCAAGCGCCTGGCGAACTGACGTGGCCTATCGTTCGCGCCCTTGGCGCGGCCGTAGTAACAGTGACGGATGATGAAATCCGCGCCGCAATGCGCTTCGCTTTCGAGCGGTTGAAGCTGGTGATCGAACCGAGCGGAGCCAGCGCCCTCGCAGCGTTGCTGCACAAGCGGGTGAACACGGCCGGCATGCGCACCGGCATCGTGCTGAGCGGCGGCAACGTGGACCCAGCGACCTTCGCCGCCTCGCTCAGCAACCCCTAA